A window of the Gasterosteus aculeatus chromosome 21, fGasAcu3.hap1.1, whole genome shotgun sequence genome harbors these coding sequences:
- the acot9.1 gene encoding acyl-coenzyme A thioesterase 9, mitochondrial isoform X3 — protein MSERLSLSSMLAKSQSDLPTKRMKDSYLEVHLPLGSEPQLREKYLTFHNTVRFGRILEDLDSLAVLISYSHTYNEALKRSPLSIVTALVDKIDMRQHIIYPDCDVKFTGHVTWVGKTSIEAKMHMSQFHDGSYSPVLDATFVMVARDPENKRAAFVNPLKPEGPEEEKLFQEGEANKVRRVELSTASLLKVAPTDEERKIVHGLFLNTLDTKTVSFRSRLLPPSSVWMEDAKLKGLEICHPQERNIFNRIFGGFLMRKAYELGWANACSYGGVRPSLVAVDDILFQKPVEIGSLLLLSSQVCYTQGKHIQVRVHSEVFDPLTRQHNTTNVFHFTFVSDRDVPKVVPMTYGESMLYLDGKRHFNQTVEE, from the exons ATGTCGGAGCGCCTCTCGCTGTCGTCCATGTTGGCGAAGTCCCAGAGCGACCTCCCGACcaagaggatgaaggacagctACCTGGAGGTGCACCTGCCTCTGGGCTCGGAACCACAGCTCAGAGAGAAGTACCTGACCTTCCACAACactgtcag GTTTGGGAGGATCCTGGAGGACTTGGACAGTTTAGCAG TCCTCATCTCCTACTCTCACACCTACAACGAGGCTCTGAAGAGGTCTCCTCTGTCCATCGTCACCGCTCTGGTGGATAAGATCG ACATGAGGCAGCACATCATCTACCCCGACTGCGACGTCAAGTTCACCGGTCATGTGACCTGGGTGGGAAAAACCTCTATCGAAGCCAAGATGCACATGTCACAG TTCCACGATGGGTCTTATTCTCCGGTTCTGGACGCCACGTTTGTGATGGTGGCCCGAGACCCCGAGAACAAGAG gGCGGCTTTCGTGAATCCGCTGAAGCCGGAAGgtccggaggaggagaagctcttccaggagggagaag CTAACAAAGTGCGGCGCGTGGAGCTGAGCACGGCGTCGCTGCTGAAGGTGGCGCCCACggacgaggagaggaagatCGTACACGGCCTGTTCCTCAACACGCTGGACACAAA gacggTCAGTTTCCGCAGCAGACTTCTGCCTCCGAGCTCGGTGTGGATGGAAGACGCCAAGCTGAAGGGGCTGGAGATCTGCCACCCTCAG GAGAGGAACATCTTCAACAGGATATTCGGAGGCTTCCTGATGAGGAAAGCCTACGAGTTGGGCTGGGCCAACGCCTGCTCCTACGG AGGAGTTCGACCCAGTCTGGTTGCCGTGGACGACATCCTCTTCCAGAAGCCCGTGGAGATcggctccctgctgctgctctcatcTCAG gtgtGTTACACACAGGGGAAGCACATCCAGGTCAGAGTTCACAGCGAGGTGTTTGACCCGTTGACCCGTCAGCACAACACCACCAACGTCTTCCACTTCACCTTTGTCTCTGACCGCGACGTCCCCAAGGTCGTCCCCATGACCTATGGAG AGTCGATGTTGTATCTGGACGGGAAGAGACACTTCAATCAGACGGTGGAGGAGTGA